A stretch of the Deltaproteobacteria bacterium genome encodes the following:
- a CDS encoding 30S ribosomal protein S12 yields MPTIGQIIKKGRSKLKIKSKSPALTGSPMRRGVCVRVYTTTPKKPNSALRKVARVRLTNGIEVTSYIGGEGHNLQEHSVVMVRGGRVKDLPGVRYHIIRGTLDTSGVANRKQSRSKYGAKRPKA; encoded by the coding sequence ATGCCTACAATTGGCCAGATCATCAAAAAAGGGCGCAGCAAGCTCAAGATTAAGAGTAAGTCGCCTGCTCTCACCGGTAGCCCTATGCGTCGCGGTGTTTGCGTGCGCGTCTACACCACGACCCCCAAGAAGCCAAACTCCGCTCTACGGAAAGTGGCTCGGGTTCGTCTTACTAATGGCATCGAAGTAACTTCATACATCGGTGGTGAAGGTCACAACTTACAAGAGCACAGCGTTGTTATGGTACGCGGTGGTCGGGTTAAGGACTTGCCAGGTGTGCGTTACCACATCATCAGGGGTACTCTTGACACCAGTGGTGTCGCCAACCGTAAGCAGAGCCGCAGCAAATACGGCGCTAAACGTCCGAAGGCATAA
- the rpsG gene encoding 30S ribosomal protein S7: MARRREIPKREILPDPKYKDVLVAKFVNCMMKHGKKSAAEKAFYGAIDILDGKGNQAIAPYKNGVDVFRAAVENARPLVEVKSRRVGGSNYQVPVEVRPERRQALAIRWLIEFSRGRPGRSMGERLASELLDAANKRGATIKRREDVHKMADANKAFAHYRW; encoded by the coding sequence ATGGCACGTCGCCGCGAAATTCCGAAACGCGAGATCCTCCCGGATCCGAAGTATAAAGATGTTTTAGTCGCCAAGTTCGTCAATTGCATGATGAAGCACGGCAAAAAGTCCGCCGCAGAGAAGGCATTCTACGGCGCGATCGACATTCTTGATGGCAAGGGCAATCAGGCTATTGCTCCTTACAAGAATGGAGTCGATGTCTTCCGCGCAGCCGTTGAGAATGCGCGGCCTCTCGTCGAAGTTAAGTCTCGTCGGGTTGGTGGTTCCAACTACCAGGTGCCAGTCGAGGTACGGCCAGAGCGTCGTCAAGCGCTGGCAATTCGTTGGCTGATCGAGTTCTCCCGTGGCCGTCCTGGTCGCAGCATGGGTGAGCGTCTGGCTAGTGAGTTGCTCGATGCCGCCAACAAGCGTGGTGCTACCATCAAGCGTCGTGAAGACGTACACAAGATGGCCGATGCCAACAAAGCGTTCGCGCACTACCGTTGGTGA
- the rpoC gene encoding DNA-directed RNA polymerase subunit beta', whose protein sequence is MKDLLNFFDKPTDPLSFNAIKISLASPEKIRSWSYGEVKKPETINYRTFKPERDGLFCAKIFGPVRDFECICGKYKRMKHRGIVCDKCGVEVIHSKVRRERLGHINLATPVAHIWFLKSLPSRIGAMLDITLKDVERILYSESYVVLDPGNSDVTKLKPGQVLSEEDYEVALIDHGNGAFRVGVGAEAILELLSQVRIEDLAEDLRRDLRDCKAEATRKKLQKRLKVVEAFNQQDATGNFLAKPQWMMLSVIPVLPPDLRPLVPLDGGRFATSDLNDLYRRVINRNNRLLRLIELNAPEIIIRNEKRMLQEAVDALFDNGRRGKVFTGPNKRPLRSLSDMLKGKQGRFRQNLLGKRVDYSGRSVIVVGPDLRLHQCGLPKKMAIELFKPFLYNKLEEHGIVSTIKSAKKLVEKERPEVWDSLEEVTKEHPVLLNRAPTLHRLGIQAFEPVLIEGKAIQLHPLVCFAFNADFDGDQMAVHIPLSVEAQLEARVLMMSTNNILSPASGNPVIVPTQDIVLGIYYLTREDIGAPGAGKIFGSVEEVRAAYDHDAVGLQAPISVRLRGSRVTTTVGRALLAEILPDEIPFDMINKPLGKKELARLVNETFRRCGPKRTVLVADALRATGYRYSTKAGLSIAIGDMVVPQIKQKLLDEAYEEVKKIKEQYSEGLLTEGERYNKVIDIWAKVTEGIAGEMFKNISTMSRTDHKGAEQRVPSNNSIYMMADSGARGSAQQIRQLAGMRGLMAKPSGEIIETPITSNFREGLSVLEYFTSTHGARKGLADTALKTASSGYLTRRLVDVAQDAIISEYDCKTEEGLMLVPLREGNDIKESLGKRSLGRVTLEEIRRPSDGQVLVRKSELINEALAEAIDKAGVESVRVRSTLTCESRVGACAKCYGRDLATGHLVNVGEAVGVIAAQSIGEPGTQLTMRTFHFGGAVSHTVETSAQASRFSGTVKFVDLRCVTNREGHLVVLTRQGEIQVVGDDGAVKEKYPIIYGSTLSVKDGDRVAAGDKLAVWDPFTVPIIAEVAGSVRFTDLREGTSLEERVDEVTFQTQRVVTEFRSGDLKPRLEIVDDSGTTVKVSTKKDAVYNLPAGAIVVQADHSVVHPGDILAKIPRETTKTKDITGGLPRVAELFEARKPKDLAIMADRDGHISFGNDTKGKRKLVLTDDAGDFKEYLIPKGKHVVVTDGDYVRKGELLVDGQVNPHEILEVLGRVALAKFLVDNIQEVYRLQGVEINDKHIEVIVRQMVRRVKIADPGDTKFLPGEQVDRHELIDVNATMREQGKAEATAESLLLGITKASLSTESFISAASFQETTKVLTEASINSKVDFLRGLKENVIMGRLIPAGTGAKVYRDLKAEVGTSRRLPAGTAPLEQSAAQ, encoded by the coding sequence TTGAAAGACTTACTTAATTTTTTCGATAAGCCGACCGATCCACTTAGCTTTAATGCTATTAAGATCTCGCTTGCCTCACCAGAGAAGATTCGGAGCTGGTCGTACGGTGAAGTGAAAAAGCCGGAGACAATCAACTACCGTACGTTCAAACCAGAGCGTGACGGCCTGTTCTGTGCCAAGATTTTTGGACCCGTTCGGGATTTCGAGTGTATTTGCGGCAAGTACAAACGCATGAAGCACCGCGGTATCGTCTGCGACAAGTGCGGCGTGGAAGTTATCCACTCGAAGGTACGGCGCGAGCGTCTCGGTCACATAAACTTGGCTACGCCTGTAGCTCACATCTGGTTTTTGAAGTCTTTGCCTTCACGTATCGGAGCGATGCTTGACATTACACTGAAGGACGTCGAGCGTATCCTTTACAGCGAATCCTACGTGGTTCTGGATCCGGGTAACAGTGATGTAACCAAGCTCAAGCCGGGTCAGGTGTTGTCGGAGGAGGACTATGAAGTTGCTCTCATCGATCACGGGAACGGGGCTTTCCGAGTCGGTGTTGGTGCAGAGGCGATTCTCGAGCTACTGTCCCAAGTGCGGATCGAAGATCTGGCTGAGGATCTACGACGCGACCTGCGTGACTGCAAAGCAGAGGCCACACGCAAAAAGCTGCAGAAACGCCTGAAGGTAGTCGAGGCCTTCAACCAACAAGATGCTACTGGCAACTTTTTGGCGAAGCCTCAGTGGATGATGCTTTCGGTAATCCCAGTATTGCCGCCTGATCTTCGTCCTTTAGTACCACTGGACGGGGGACGTTTCGCGACCTCCGATTTAAACGACCTGTACCGTCGCGTGATCAATCGGAACAACCGATTGCTGCGCTTGATTGAGTTGAACGCTCCCGAGATCATCATTCGGAACGAGAAGCGAATGCTGCAGGAAGCAGTTGACGCTCTCTTTGATAACGGTCGCCGTGGTAAGGTGTTCACCGGTCCTAACAAGCGCCCGCTGCGTTCCCTTTCCGATATGCTCAAAGGTAAGCAAGGCCGTTTCCGCCAAAACTTACTCGGTAAACGTGTAGACTACTCAGGTCGTTCCGTAATCGTGGTTGGTCCCGATCTGAGGCTGCATCAGTGTGGTCTGCCGAAGAAGATGGCGATCGAGCTCTTCAAGCCATTTCTGTATAACAAACTCGAAGAACACGGCATCGTATCGACGATTAAGAGCGCAAAGAAGCTGGTAGAGAAAGAACGACCAGAGGTCTGGGATTCTCTTGAGGAAGTGACCAAGGAGCACCCGGTACTACTGAACCGTGCACCAACCCTTCACAGGCTTGGTATTCAGGCTTTCGAGCCGGTACTCATCGAAGGTAAGGCGATTCAGCTACACCCGTTGGTCTGCTTTGCATTCAATGCTGACTTTGACGGTGACCAGATGGCTGTGCACATTCCGCTGTCCGTTGAGGCGCAGCTGGAAGCACGAGTGCTGATGATGTCGACCAATAACATTTTGTCGCCAGCATCCGGTAACCCCGTCATTGTTCCGACGCAGGATATCGTATTAGGTATTTACTACCTGACGCGTGAGGACATTGGTGCACCAGGCGCAGGTAAGATCTTTGGTAGCGTTGAGGAAGTTCGTGCTGCTTATGATCATGACGCCGTCGGCCTGCAAGCACCTATCTCGGTCCGTTTGCGTGGAAGCCGTGTGACCACTACAGTCGGCAGGGCGCTGTTGGCAGAGATTTTGCCGGACGAGATTCCGTTCGACATGATCAACAAGCCACTTGGTAAGAAAGAGCTTGCACGGCTCGTCAACGAAACTTTCCGCCGTTGTGGTCCTAAGCGGACCGTGCTGGTTGCTGACGCACTGCGTGCTACCGGTTACCGCTACTCGACTAAGGCAGGTCTGTCGATTGCGATCGGCGACATGGTTGTTCCTCAAATCAAGCAGAAATTGCTCGATGAGGCCTACGAAGAAGTCAAAAAGATCAAGGAGCAGTACTCCGAAGGTCTCTTGACCGAGGGCGAGCGCTACAACAAAGTTATCGATATCTGGGCGAAAGTGACCGAAGGTATCGCCGGAGAGATGTTTAAGAATATCTCTACCATGTCGCGCACTGACCACAAGGGTGCCGAGCAGCGCGTACCAAGTAACAACTCGATTTACATGATGGCTGACTCCGGTGCACGGGGCTCGGCGCAGCAGATTCGGCAGCTCGCAGGTATGCGCGGTTTGATGGCTAAGCCATCAGGTGAGATCATCGAGACGCCGATTACTTCGAACTTCCGTGAGGGTCTATCGGTTCTCGAGTACTTTACCTCGACTCACGGTGCTCGTAAGGGTCTAGCCGATACCGCATTGAAAACCGCTTCGTCAGGATATCTGACGCGCCGTCTCGTGGACGTTGCTCAGGATGCAATCATCTCCGAGTATGACTGTAAGACGGAAGAAGGCTTGATGTTGGTGCCGCTACGTGAGGGTAACGACATTAAGGAGTCTCTTGGTAAGCGGTCTTTAGGCCGGGTGACCCTCGAGGAAATCCGTCGTCCAAGCGACGGTCAAGTTCTCGTCCGCAAGAGCGAGTTGATCAACGAAGCATTGGCGGAAGCGATCGACAAAGCGGGCGTGGAGTCCGTGCGGGTCCGTTCGACCTTGACCTGCGAAAGCCGCGTTGGGGCGTGTGCCAAGTGCTACGGTCGTGACCTAGCTACTGGTCATTTAGTGAACGTGGGTGAGGCGGTTGGTGTAATCGCTGCACAGTCCATTGGTGAACCAGGTACGCAGCTAACCATGCGTACCTTCCACTTCGGTGGTGCTGTAAGCCATACAGTTGAGACCAGTGCGCAAGCGAGTCGCTTCTCAGGTACTGTGAAGTTCGTCGATCTGCGTTGCGTCACAAATCGTGAAGGCCATCTGGTGGTGCTCACGCGACAAGGTGAGATCCAGGTCGTCGGTGATGATGGCGCCGTCAAAGAGAAATATCCTATTATTTACGGCTCCACCCTGTCCGTTAAAGACGGGGACCGCGTAGCTGCTGGTGACAAGCTAGCAGTTTGGGATCCGTTTACCGTACCAATCATTGCGGAAGTGGCCGGTAGCGTTCGCTTTACCGATCTTCGTGAGGGTACCTCTCTCGAAGAGCGCGTTGACGAAGTTACTTTCCAAACGCAGCGGGTGGTCACGGAATTCCGCAGTGGAGACCTCAAGCCACGTCTTGAGATCGTCGATGACAGCGGCACGACCGTGAAGGTTTCCACCAAGAAGGATGCTGTCTACAACCTGCCTGCCGGTGCTATTGTGGTGCAAGCAGACCACTCCGTTGTTCACCCGGGTGACATTCTGGCGAAGATCCCACGCGAGACAACGAAGACCAAGGATATTACCGGTGGTCTACCGCGAGTTGCTGAGCTCTTCGAAGCTCGGAAACCTAAGGACCTTGCGATCATGGCCGACCGTGATGGACACATTAGCTTTGGTAACGACACCAAGGGTAAACGCAAGTTGGTCTTGACGGATGATGCTGGTGATTTCAAAGAGTATCTGATTCCCAAGGGCAAACACGTTGTCGTCACCGACGGTGACTACGTCCGGAAGGGCGAGCTTCTAGTTGACGGTCAGGTCAACCCACACGAGATTTTGGAAGTCCTTGGTAGGGTTGCTTTGGCTAAGTTCTTAGTTGATAACATCCAGGAAGTGTACCGTCTGCAAGGCGTAGAGATTAACGATAAGCACATCGAAGTGATCGTCCGTCAGATGGTCCGCCGCGTGAAGATCGCGGATCCGGGTGATACCAAGTTCTTACCTGGCGAGCAGGTTGATCGTCATGAACTCATTGATGTCAACGCCACCATGCGTGAGCAAGGTAAGGCGGAAGCCACAGCCGAGTCACTGTTGCTAGGTATTACGAAGGCGTCGCTGTCCACGGAGAGCTTCATTTCCGCCGCTTCGTTCCAGGAAACTACCAAAGTGTTGACCGAAGCTTCGATCAACAGCAAAGTCGACTTCCTGCGCGGGCTAAAGGAAAACGTCATCATGGGACGTCTCATTCCTGCGGGTACCGGGGCAAAAGTGTACCGGGATCTGAAGGCAGAGGTGGGTACCAGCCGTCGTCTTCCGGCCGGCACTGCACCGCTAGAGCAGTCAGCTGCTCAGTAA
- the fusA gene encoding elongation factor G, translated as MAPKKTDLAAFRNIGIMAHIDAGKTTTTERILYYTGKIHKIGEVHEGSATMDWMIQEQERGITITSAAITCYWKNHRINIIDTPGHVDFTVEVERSLRVLDGAVAVFDGVHGVEPQSETVWRQANKYQVARIAFINKLDRVGADFQASVDSIRERLAANPLIFQLPIGREENFAGLVDLISRKAMVWGEEDDSKGQKYDVIPVPPDMVDDVELAREQLIETIAGTDEALTEKYLEGAEISEAELWAAARRATIGFKFVPVFGGSAFKNKGIQPLLDAVVALLPSPLDLPDVEGLSADDKELAISRKRTPDEPMSGLVFKIVSDPFVGQLAYARIYSGTIEVGTTVYNARTHKRERVAKILTMHANQREEVQQASAGEIVALAGLKMVATGDTICEQKAPIRYESVQFPAPVIAVAIEPKSAADSDKLSKSLERLAVEDPTFRVSQDAETAQTLISGMGELHLEIIVDRLKREFRVDANVGAPQVSYRESIAGHANAEEVFERETAGLHQYAGVRIEVSALEGEAAQGGLLFENKAPAHEVPAAFVKGVRMGLEESMQAGPIAGFPVIGVKAVLKGGIYQENVSDEIAFKIAAASALRAALRKAQPRLLEPVMAIEVLVPDNYLSNIITDLNSRHARVNNVTVRGHLQVVEASAPLAEMFGYSTQLRSISQGRATYTMRFSHYDPVSKQTLERITGGYSS; from the coding sequence ATGGCTCCGAAGAAAACAGATTTGGCTGCATTTCGTAACATTGGCATCATGGCCCACATTGATGCCGGCAAAACGACGACCACCGAGCGGATCTTGTATTATACGGGCAAGATCCACAAGATCGGGGAGGTTCACGAGGGCAGTGCCACGATGGACTGGATGATTCAGGAGCAGGAGCGCGGGATCACCATTACTTCCGCCGCTATCACGTGCTACTGGAAGAATCATCGTATCAACATCATTGATACTCCGGGTCACGTGGATTTCACTGTGGAAGTGGAACGTTCTCTGCGTGTGCTTGACGGTGCCGTCGCGGTATTCGACGGCGTCCACGGTGTTGAACCGCAGTCAGAGACCGTTTGGCGTCAGGCCAATAAGTACCAAGTCGCGCGGATCGCATTTATCAATAAGTTAGATCGTGTTGGCGCCGACTTCCAAGCGAGTGTTGATTCGATTAGAGAGCGTCTCGCGGCAAATCCGCTGATTTTCCAATTGCCGATCGGACGTGAGGAAAACTTTGCCGGATTGGTTGACCTTATCAGTCGTAAGGCCATGGTGTGGGGCGAGGAGGATGACAGTAAGGGGCAGAAGTACGACGTGATCCCCGTTCCCCCGGATATGGTGGACGATGTTGAATTGGCTCGGGAGCAGCTCATTGAGACCATTGCAGGTACGGATGAAGCCCTAACCGAAAAGTATCTTGAGGGAGCCGAGATTAGCGAAGCGGAGCTTTGGGCTGCAGCGCGACGCGCAACCATTGGCTTCAAATTTGTGCCAGTATTTGGGGGATCTGCTTTCAAGAATAAGGGTATTCAGCCACTGCTTGATGCGGTCGTAGCTCTACTGCCGTCGCCGCTTGATTTGCCTGACGTGGAGGGCCTGTCAGCCGATGACAAGGAATTGGCGATCAGTCGTAAACGCACTCCGGACGAGCCAATGTCTGGATTGGTTTTTAAGATCGTCAGTGATCCATTTGTCGGTCAGTTAGCCTATGCTCGCATATACTCAGGCACCATTGAGGTTGGAACTACCGTCTACAACGCTAGAACGCACAAGCGCGAGCGTGTCGCCAAGATTCTGACAATGCACGCCAACCAAAGGGAAGAGGTGCAGCAGGCCAGTGCAGGCGAGATCGTAGCGCTAGCTGGCCTAAAAATGGTTGCTACAGGGGATACCATTTGTGAACAGAAAGCACCGATACGTTACGAATCGGTACAGTTCCCTGCACCCGTGATTGCGGTCGCCATTGAGCCAAAAAGCGCTGCCGACAGTGATAAACTTTCCAAGTCACTTGAGCGCTTGGCGGTTGAGGATCCAACATTCCGCGTGTCTCAGGATGCCGAAACGGCGCAGACCTTGATAAGCGGCATGGGCGAACTTCATCTGGAGATCATAGTTGATCGCCTCAAGCGGGAGTTTCGCGTCGATGCCAATGTGGGTGCGCCGCAGGTATCGTACCGGGAGTCTATCGCTGGTCACGCTAATGCCGAGGAAGTTTTTGAGCGCGAGACTGCTGGACTTCATCAATATGCCGGTGTGCGGATTGAGGTTAGCGCGCTTGAGGGCGAAGCAGCCCAGGGGGGGCTCTTGTTCGAAAATAAAGCTCCGGCTCACGAGGTCCCAGCAGCGTTCGTTAAGGGCGTCCGTATGGGGCTTGAGGAGAGCATGCAGGCGGGCCCTATCGCAGGATTCCCAGTCATTGGGGTCAAAGCGGTGTTGAAAGGCGGCATCTATCAGGAAAACGTCTCCGACGAAATTGCCTTCAAAATTGCCGCGGCATCCGCTCTGCGCGCGGCACTGCGTAAGGCTCAGCCGCGCCTTTTAGAGCCGGTTATGGCTATCGAAGTGTTGGTACCTGATAATTATCTGTCAAACATCATCACTGACCTCAATAGTCGTCATGCACGCGTGAACAACGTTACCGTTCGTGGTCATTTACAGGTCGTCGAGGCGTCAGCGCCGCTAGCGGAGATGTTTGGATATTCGACGCAGCTACGCTCAATTTCTCAAGGACGTGCGACCTATACCATGCGTTTCTCGCACTACGATCCAGTTTCTAAACAGACGCTTGAACGTATCACGGGCGGTTACTCTTCTTGA